Proteins encoded by one window of Culicoides brevitarsis isolate CSIRO-B50_1 chromosome 2, AGI_CSIRO_Cbre_v1, whole genome shotgun sequence:
- the LOC134828664 gene encoding U2 small nuclear ribonucleoprotein auxiliary factor 35 kDa subunit-related protein 2, with amino-acid sequence MIKNHPADCDITEVSSKKSRLPRKIYRKLLKKAQRRRKRQKLAQKRDEEQKLLEADPLFQQKQREKLALDLAREESERESRRIQEEKWLETEKMFQSKIAEARKRQEEFNQRQMELLREEERRRAALRKEKEDRERREQLAFETYQQQIESYTTGIREEIPDLLQNAAQTNPGRETCGFFLKTSVCRYGDACVKNHIKPGISKILLIRNFFTHIRLDQAPNTEYGGDLHFEYEDGELQKAYDDFYYDTVHEIEKFGEIENFVTAKQAAPHFRGNVWVEFKDQRDALRAFQGLIGRFYGGKQLTIEFSGIPNFVQALCGKSFRKCCNQGSNCNFIHMFKNPGVRHKIDAFWLQMQWEMLKKKQRTSERTEISTWDEPEDKNAEKRHWRWSESPERRTKNTEVESPPKKRPTKDKETRDKHHKHKKSRYK; translated from the exons atgattaaaaatcatcCAGCAGACTGTGATATTACAGAAGTGTCGAGCAAAAAATCTCGACTGCCTCGAAAAATTTACcgaaaactcttaaaaaaggCGCAAAGAAGGCGGAAGAGACAAAAATTGGCTCAAAAACGAGACGaggaacaaaaacttttagaagCTGATCCACTTTTTCAACAGAAACAACGTGAAAAATTAGCTTTGGACCTCGCTCGTGAAGAATCTGAACGCGAATCCCGTCGAATACAGGAAGAAAAGTGGCtggaaacagaaaaaatgtttcaatctAAAATCGCTGAGGCGCGAAAACGTCAAGAAGAGTTCAACCAACGACAAATGGAACTGCTTCGTGAGGAGGAACGTCGTCGTGCTGCGTTACGTAAGGAAAAAGAAGACCGAGAACGTCGAGAGCAACTCGCCTTCGAGACATATCAACAACAAATTGAATCTTACACTACAGGAATTCGCGAAGAAATCCCCGATTTGCTTCAAAACGCCGCTCAAACCAATCCGGGACGCGAAACTTGcggatttttcttgaaaaccaGCGTTTGTCGGTATGGCGATGCCTGCGTGAAAAACCACATCAAACCCGGAATCAGCAAAATCCTGTTGATACGAAACTTTTTCACGCATATTCGACTCGATCAAGCCCCAAACACGGAATATGGCGGAGATTTACACTTCGAATACGAGGATGGGGAGCTGCAAAAAGCGTATGATGACTTTTATTACGACACCGTGCACGAAATCGAGAAATTCGGGGAGATAGAGAATTTTGTGACAGCCAAGCAGGCAGCACCGCACTTCCGGGGGAACGTTTGGGTGGAATTTAAGGACCAACGAGATGCGTTACGGGCTTTTCAGGGACTAATTGGACGATTTTACGGTGGCAAGCAACTAACAATTGAGTTTTCGGGGATACCGAATTTCGTACAAGCACTTTGTG GCAAGTCTTTTCGCAAGTGTTGCAACCAAGGATCGAACTGCAATTTCATTCACATGTTCAAGAATCCAGGAGTGAGGCACAAAATTGACGCATTTTGGCTTCAAATGCAATGGGAAATGCTGAAAAAGAAACAACGGACTTCTGAAAGGACTGAAATTTC tacCTGGGACGAGCCCGAAGACAAAAACGCGGAAAAACGTCACTGGCGATGGTCCGAAAGTCCGGAGCGCCGAACAAAGAACACGGAAGTAGAATCACCACCGAAAAAGAGACCGACCAAAGATAAAGAGACCCGCGATAAGCATCATAAACACAAGAAAAGTCGTTATAAATAa